Within Cydia fagiglandana chromosome 10, ilCydFagi1.1, whole genome shotgun sequence, the genomic segment tggtaaatgcggtattcgtcaccattgggccaacgaatgttatcgttgtttagcgaacggtagcaaaatacacaaaggcccattgttgggcatcactgccactgccaatgttggtaaatgcgatatatgtcatcattgggccaacgaatattatcgttgtttagccaacggtaccaaaatacacaaaggcccattgttgggcatctgtgccacagcgaatgttggtaaatgcgatggtgggccaatacaaaattaatgttggctacggaacgaacctcatcccaacgttttccctaccgttggcaccgtgggccccaacgaaaatgctactagggaacGTACCTCCAGAGAACTACCGACCTAAAGGTTGCCGCAACTGTCTGAAGTTACGATCATTATTGACTCGCATAGTTACTTACAcgatatgtataggtacctaatacgtaggtaagtggttgtgggaacatatttttatatatttaaataattgatAAAAATGCCAAAACAATAGCAACCGATAAGTTTGTTTGTGGCTCCCATATTAAGATAATTACGAGTACATACCTAGATTTACTTAAGTGAATAGTTTTTAGTATGTTATCGCGTATCGTCCGAGTTATATTAGCGAGGACTTCGGATGTAGATAACAGGAGGATACGTCTGCCAAGGCGAGCGGCCAGCGCCATGCCATGAGTCGGCTCGGCTGCTCTGATTACGTGACCTTTGtaacgtaataaaataattgaaaaatcgTGTGTTAATGTTGTGTAATATGtagtaagggggaggcctatgttcagcagtggacgtcttatggctgagatgatgatgatgaatatgtaGTTACCGATCTTTTATGAGACTAAAGTGGACAATCGAATAAATAtatcaaattatgtaaaaatattttccataacatcaattatccagagaggaaaagaGACTACCTACGTTCGTACGGAGAAGCGGCTGTCCACTATCCTCTTAATAATGGTTGTAAGTATCCAAAGAGTGCTGTGGgggatataggtacctaactagcGCACACGAAACGAACGAGCGTAGCATACGAAAAGTGACACCTTTCGTGGGccgaataggtaggtacaaactGATGGTACACTGTGTGCGTGTTGCTTTGTATGTCACAGATCAAGTTTAACATCCCAGTGACCTTCAGTCTGTAAGATTTTGTCGTAGGTAGGTAATCGGACTACGAGTAGCAAGTTAATTACACGCAATGTGACTTTTACATGAGCTAGGTACTTGacctataattatgtacctacgtaaTCTTATTATGTcgcatattttttttacgatgtttACTGTTTACGTAATTAAAGTTTGATTGATTTCTTGATCTCCGAAGGGTATCAGCGAAAGTAGATAGCTGCAGTAAACGTTAACATTTTGAGCCTTAACTGACATACATAAGGTGGCTAATCGCTTAACACGTATACATACATAATCATTTTGTTCATTTAGTCCCATGCGACCATCATCTTAATGGAAAAAGTTGGCATCTGTTGTCTTATCTGGACGCAGCGTTGTGCAGCGCTTATCAGAATCGCAACTGATTGACGCATTCGCGTTAACTTTAACCTCTTCATACTACATATAACACCTAGCACTCCTAATAGATACTAACAGCAACTCTCGATTAATTTCCGACCGAAACCggattttttgccgaaaccgaacctttggTCGAGACATGATCTTTATACCGAAACCGAATCTTCGGGCAGAGGTACCTATCGAATAGACAGTTTCGGCGTGGCCGTAAGGTTCGGCAATTTTATGGCCGCATGGTTAGGCAGCTTtatggccgaaaccgaaacttcgtTCGGACGGCTGGAagctagtacagtcacctgcaatactatgttacacaacgaaggccgcaaaaatatctgacgcaatcttatttgtagagccataagagcgagtcacatatttttgcggccttcgaagagtaaaatattactgcaggtgactgtacactctCAAGTCTCAACTGACCATCGATGGATCATACCtatatgtaatatgtaggtAAGACGTATATCTTTACAATAAGGTTTTTTACGTTAACCGTGCGGACGATGGTAATGTGACCACAGGcaataaaaacattataaaatgtatgaatcTGTTACATTAAAGTTCTGCCGGAATTAAGCTCGTCAGCTGTTATCAAGTTGCAGTGTTAAATTGATTTGCGTgatttgtaaattgtaattgtgACACTCCTGTGATGAATGTTATGATTCATGGAGTAGCAGAATTATAAAATATGACGGGGCAGAAAGGCTTAATGCGCGAGTGAGTCAGGCATTGACGGTGCAGTAGCCATTCAGCCAGgacaaatgtcattattaatgtAGGCTCGGTATAGCAATATGCATGCATGTGAGATAAGGAAAATGTAGTCACTCAGGATCGATGCtcgttataaaggtatgaaagGAATTctttaaagttttatttaacTGACGCCTAtctctacctacctacttaaatctTCATGTGAATATAGGTGCTAGGAAAAGTAGGAGTGTCCTTccagtgtttttagggttccgtacccaaagggtaaaaacgggaccctattactaagactccgctatccGTCCGTCTTTCTGTCACCACAGGCTGTAACTCAAGTACCATGATAGcgacacagttgaaattttcacagatgtttctgttgctgctagaacaacaaatactaaaaacaaaaagaatagtacatttcgatgctagtgcggaaggtatgtcattacttcacgagtaccgagatatcttgccacgagccgcaggcgagtggcaagactcgggacgagtgaagaatgacatttccgcacgtgtatcgaacgacgttttttaatacagttgcgaaaaaataagaaaaacattgttaatcgtaccctaaacaaaagtggtaacagtgacagctcggttagacgtcgtctttaagtatattatatctatgggcgtttggcagctattccgttccattcagtcaacttattaagaacggaattttcaatattgaatattaaaaaataaacgtgttataatgatgaagaggtaagtaattaaatatgaaatatgtaatatttttcgtattcttacattaacggtaggtttttatgctgattacgacgtttaaaggaaactaatattaacactcatcaataagtagtcgtgaattggaacaagtataaatttaaaaaaattggaaaagtaaaaagcactagttcgagataaccaactttccgcacgctaaacagctacgtaaagtagcactttttgagcaactgtattaaaaataaatatttaagtgctcCCTtccaacaaacgtgattttttgccgtttttgcttATTGGCACGGACCCCTTCGCTTCGCGCGCGAGTcgtactcgcacttggccagtttttttaCAAACACTTTGCTTGTGATTTTTCTGAGATTTCTAGGATGCCAAGTTTTTATTGGAGCCAAAATTTTCAAAAGCAAGTCTATACaaagaaataattatttatctcAAGCAGTGATGTTGATTTGTAACAACACAGTCAACACAGATACAGATAGTGAAATTAGAAACTTTGGATGCTCACCATGTAAGCATTCCTCCAATCCCAAACCCAATAACAGTAGCGGGATTGTGCTCCGACACCCCCAGAGCTGACATCAGCATGGCCAGCTCCTCCACTGCCCTCGGTGGAGACAGGTCGCTCCGGCTGCCTCCCTCGCTGGCCCCCGTGCCCCGCAGGTCTAGTGTGATGACGTGGTGGTCGGTGTCCGCCAGCTGTTTCACTATGTAGCACCAGTTCGGGCCCCACAGGTTCGCAGTTTCTGGTGCGTCCGGGAGAACTAAGACTTTGTGACCTGTTTTTGGGCCCGTTTCTATATAATGGTACTTCACACCCTGGAATGAAGATTACATGAATAAATAAGGGAACCATGCaaaaaattacctatataaattttGTTTGCCCCGCTAACGGTGAAGTATGTTGTAGGGAGGGGATAAAAAATGGTACccaaatatattatataagatCTACTTATTTGTGTACAAGCTAGGTATCAAGTAGTCTTAGAAATTTTGTCATTAGATATGTACTTATCTATAGAATATATTAaggaaatttaattaaataaaaataaaaacctataaattcttagtaaatattttgaaaaacctAAATTAAAGATGACATTCATAACTGAGTATTGTAAATGTTAAGTGATCTTATCTCTAAATATAAATAGCTATTTATTTTAAGCTCATAATATTACACATCATTAAtacaattattgtaaaaaaaacctaaaaataattcaaataaaacttaacctacACAAAGCTTAAAATAACCCACCCTGCATCGTACCTGGCTCAAAGGTCCCCATAATGCCTGCAGCGTTCCCCCGCTGAACTGCTATGGAGACCTGTTGAACCAAGTACGACCCAGAGCGAGGATCACCACCTCTCTCCCGCAAACGCCGGCCTATTTCCCCAAAAAGTCGGCGAGCTTCGACTCCCCACGGCCCCGCTGTCTCCAGTGCTACCGGCACAAAATCGTAAGCGGATGCCAGTGCGGAGTATTTAACGTGCTTTTGCTTGGCAGCAGTCTCCGCCGCCGAACCAGCACAACGCATGGTCTGCCCTAAATGGGATGCAGCAAACGTGCTCACGCAAGTTGCATCCCACAAGAGGCAGCGTCCTCTCCGCCACGGAACCAACGTAAGGCCGTCCGGCCTCTTCCCATCCGTGCGACTGAGACCCGGCGGCTCCAACACACAGGGAACGTTTGCCGAAACCATGGCCCTCCGCACAATCTCATTTATAGAGTGGTGTCTCGGAAAACGGCCAGCGCATCGTCGGCAACTCAAGCCATGATGCCCGTTCTCCGCCACCCATGCTCCGCAGCCACAGCGGTGAGGCTCACACACCTTTGCCCCCAATCTGAGTGCCACAGCTATTCTCAGCGAGTCATTGTCTAGCATGGTACCCAGTTGAGGTGAGGGCAATGCATGGAGCCACGCCCCTGATTCTGGCTCCGCGATGGCCTTGAGACGCGCCAGATCTGCTCCCGAGGCACCAGACACCAATGAGCTGTATACATGTTTGCTCCGCACGTCGTCCCATTCCCGCTGTACGGCAGGGTTGTGAGGCCGCAAATCGCCCGGGACTGTGACCGACCATCTTGCCAGCGCTTCAGCAACGAATGGGACCGGGGAAATGCCACCATTCAAAGAAAAAATGCGAGTGACAAGACCCTCAGCTCTCTAAATTCCaacttatatttaattatttataggtacttacttcttAAAATAAATCagatgtaggtataaataaaattatgaatatttttttctctgTCATGTAGGTAGCACCTGCATAATATGGGTAAGAACATTCTACATCCTATTTGTTTAATCAAATTTTGTTTCATATCCCGTATTATTGTTGATTCAaaatcaaaacataaaaatagaaAAGAAATACAATTTACAGTGAgatacaaatttaaaatataaatgctATAACGCGATTAGGTACAAGTACTGATAAAGGACCGGTATATTGAACAAAgagtaaaataaatgtaaccaCACACCATAATCTTAATGTAGCAGTGTCTTCCGATCGAGGAGTCAACGGTGACCTCTACGTGAGAGTTTTTGAGCGCCTTTCTGCGGTGCCCCTTCCAGAGCCGCTTGACCGCCATCTGCGCCAGCTGCCACACGCCCAGCAACAGACACTTCAACACCAGCTCCACGGCCTGCCAGCCCGACACCACTTGCAACACACTTGCTTCCCTCCGAATACCCATCACCACACGCTTAGATACTAAACTGACAAGATTTCAGTGCCGCGAGTAATCAGAAACGGTCCGCGGCGTCACGTATCGTACGATAAACTCAAAGGTCCTCGCTCGAGTGATCTTGCGGCGTTGGGCGCATTCTTATCAACTTTTATCAAACATTCTCGTTCGAAGCAAACGGATGTGAGGTGAGGTGCGTGCAACTGTCAATGTCATGCGTGCAACATTTCGTTTCGTTCAGAAATCAGACATGAATCAgaccatagacttataatatatatagagacggtgtctcagcgagctgtcactgtcactgttgccacttttgtttagtgtacaccaccttgctgtagccatgtcgataaagtcatatcgataaactatcgacatttcatacaattttaattttacttcaaaggtttgacgatatctaaaatgaacaaaaacgcttttattctttattgtggttatcagatcacaattttatcgtcacgccccagcagggaaccaagggaaagttcagatatttaattaaaatacataaatacctactaagatatgtgttccgcaataattgaaatattttattatattctaatatatttattattcattagcatttcaattatgtatatgtttaacgaagatattgaagcttcaattaatagctatttcgttccgctgtgtagcgtttatcgatatataacatgattaaaatcgacttttcacatccctaaaagagcacacatacacgtttttacacacacatacacagcctggatgcatcaaaaaaggcaacacatgatttgaagttcaccttgtcaacagtatggttgtccttttttgacaaatggcatttttaaaatagcgaggagagagaaattatactagttgctgcgccgtcaaagagaacagaaagcgTAGGGGCCTTGAAAATCAGACATGAATCAGAcacattaagtttttttttaatattcaagaCCAACATCGGCAAGGTTATATACTCGgtccgtaaaaagtctgcagcgattttgatagcccacgcaatacaagtgttattttaaacgtcaaacttctatgaaattatgacgtatacataacacttacactgcgtgggctatcaaatccgctgcagactttgtttggtgcaactttataactaatttttttttaattcgtttaTCACTatgatggtcaagcaaatcttgtaagtagaaaaaggcgcgcaatttaaattttctatgatacgatatcccttcgcgcatacatttttcaaatttgccgcctttttctactgacaagatctgcttgaccaataTGTGCCATACCGCTTCTAACGTCATGAATGGTCATTTTGgtaatatagttggtcaagcagatcttgtcagtagaaaaaggcggcaaatttgaaaaatatatgcgcgaagggatatcgtctcatagaaaatttgaatttcgcgcctttgtctactgacaagatttgcttgaccatatgtatgtatgtattaaataaAGGTTATTTTACATAACAGGTGTTCGATTGAGCAGAAACTTTGCAAGCAAGCtagtgtgatatttcataagatccgaatatttgttaattaatctgtcggtagtcgcgaaaatgacccttctctcctacccgccaattctaatgaTGAAAAAGGATAAATATAATAACTTACGATGGGGTGGAAGGATCATTCTCGCTATGGCGCTTGTACATTGAGTACGAAGGCTACGGCTTGTTAACTTAAGATTATAGAGTGTCGAAAGGGTTGAAGTAAGAACTTAGAGTAAAATAAAGGTAAAAGATACAATAATTCAGTCACATATACCgcaacttaaatattttttttagtgacGTTAGGTAGATGGGTTACTATGTGTAGTTGGTAGCCTAGCGATAACGGCGCCACTTAGGCGAATGTGCAACGAATAGTCGCAATGTAATGCAATTCGCATGTAATTTTCGGTGGGTGATGTCTGTGGAGGACTGCGTGCGTATTTTATCCTGGAGCTCGCGAGTTTGAACTTTTGCTAAACCCAATAAGGACCGTAGGTTCCTCTCTAAGGTAACCTATTGGTTGAAAGGTCAGTCGATTTAGTAAAACTGATGCCTACGCTAATTCTTTGGATAAGATTGCCGAGCGAACCCACGCTTCTTTAAGCGAGTCGGGGCAAAAAGCTAAAGAAAAACGTTAGGGAGATGATGAGATACCTAATCTTAAGACAGTCGCAAGGAATGTTGTTGTGGGAGTTACTGGACGACAATCAGACTATCAATGCCAAAGCCTACGTGAATCAACTACAGAAGTTGGCGAACGCTGTTAAAGAAAAAAGGCCAAACCGTCTCGAAGTATCATTACACTTCATGATAATGCAAGACCACACACGGCGAAAATGACCTGTAAATTTCTAGAGGAGCTCGATTGGACAATAAATAGCCCTGATCTAGCACCTTCCGACTATCATCTTTGCCGGGCTTTGAAACGGCATCTTCGAAAAAAGAAATTCGAAAATTCCGGCGATCTAAAAAATGACCTTGCCAACTTCTTTGTCTCTCAGCCACTTTCATTCTGGGCTAAGGGTATTGAACATTGCTACATGTTCTTGATGTTCTAGATAATGATGGTGATTTATATTGACTATTAATTTGTttcaataattaattattacaaaaaaaaattagttttaTTCCAAAGtgggaaaacaattatgcaacTACCTAatatacaaaacaaacaaatattaGTCTGTCAGAGCTATTATCTATCACCTGACTTAATCCGGATGATTAAACGATTGAAATGTCCATGTTTATAAAACACAACGCCCATGACGTGTGCTCGTAAAAGGGtttgtttaaaaacaaattaagcgGTGATTCGAGGCACTCCGGAGACTCGGCTCGAGCTCGACGAGACGAGAGGTTAATGGCGGAGAAACGCCAGTCACGGCCGCTAACGACGTAACGACGGCTCGCGGGCGCCTccaccgccgcgccgcccgcagCCCGGCGCCATCAGTACCGAGGCTTCTCTACCAACAAACAGAAATAGCTATTGTAAGCAGCAGGAATTACCTGACAAGTTTTTAGAGGAATAGGTAaggatattatttaaattttttcattGTTAAAGTTTTccctaaaataagtatctacttTTGTGTACAATTAGTATCGCGACGtgggtaggtacttaagtaggGGCACCGACCGTACTAACTGTCAGAGAAAAGAATTTTGAAGAAACGGCAAGTTAATTGCTGTAGCTGCTTACCTACGTGTAGTCACCACCAGTCATTGGAGAAGAGATCAGAGTTGTTGCAAATTTGCTACAGCCTTCCGTCATATCACTAGGAAATCGAAATTTCTGCAGCTCCCGCCAGTGCATTGCCTCGTGCCTCGTGGCATCGTCGCCGTCGTCGGAGGACTCTCGATACATTCCGGACCGACATTACTCGAGCGAGAGCTATCTTAGCAACCGCGAGATTCTGCCTGTCACTTACATTAAACCCACGCCTGACTACATCTTCCTGAGAACCTATCTTAGGCGAAACGTCTTCTACGAATCGATTATCTCTGTAGGCAGTGAATCATTCCTCGTGAAGTACCATTTTTAGTTGAGTGGACGTAGACTTCAACTTTAAATAAGGACTTAAGGAGACAAAGTTTTAAAAAGccatatacgagtaggtatcgcCGATCTTGAATCTCGTTTACCCGCCAGTACCAGTAGACACATCTACCGAAGCATATCTCACACGAAATAAGGATCGCTGTGGCTGTTTAGGTACGGACGCAACGCAATAGACGCATCCTCAGCTTCTGAACCGAATCATGGAGACCGCGCATAGCTTTTGGATGCCCACTTAAGTACGCTACGTCAAGACACTGTGGCATCGGTTcttaattaggtaggtaacttCTATTCTAAGGTTAATTTAGAATTAAAAATTGATTCGTCGTCTAATTTCCTTAACAGTGATACTTCTTCCGGCTTTTCAGGTAGACGCTAATAATTTAGTGCGGACTCCGCTGGTGACATGAAGCATTAATTGGAGCGTCGTTAGCGGCGGCGCCGATTGGCTTCGTTAGCAGAGAGCGCTGTCACCGTCGGATCCTTTATTTGCACGAACAAGCTGTGTTTTCATATTGGGAGTGTTCTCGAAGCAGCCAGCATAACGTGATCTCGAGATCCGAAACAATTACAGCTACGAATATGAATCATTTTGATAAAATTAATGTAAGTACTTTTACGTCCGAGAATAATGTTCGTTATCACCTACGTATGCTGTACAAACGGTTTTCACTTGatgaaaggtaattaaaaacggtaggtattaggtacatatCATTCCTCATTGGTGTGTTGTGAACTCTTAACTTCTTACAAACCTGTCTCTTAAACTTCAAGATATATATAAAATCTCTATTATCTACTGGTACTTGGTGCCAGTAAGTGAATGTCTCTTATAAGTTATAAAAGTTCTGAATAATGCGTTCATATCAAATGAAATCGACTTAGCAATAACGAAAGTAATAAAAGCAAAGTAATCGTCGAGTGGATTCGACTCCATCGTCCGACGAAATACTATCACAGGCTCACAGTTCACCTACTCCCTTCCCCCACGATATGGCGGCATAGAGTCGACAGCGACTTTCATTTGCAGATTGTAATAAAAATCCCGATCATTACTGGTAATGGCATATAGAGGAGTACATGGGGTGTGTTgtaacattttaaataaatcttTGTGCGGCTTGGGGGCGCGGGGGGCGCGGAGGGCGCGGAGGGCGCGGGGGGCGGTGGGACAATGGCGACGCACCCTCGCCGGGAAATGAAAACGACACAAGCACAAGAGCTAAGCGGACATCAGGAAATTCACattggatttatttatttatatttatatttatttatttaataaagtgCAAGCTTACAGTACTACACCAATTCACTTACACACTAGAAAGATATATACATgtcagaaaaattacaaaataacatGCAAACTGAGAAAATGTCAAGAGggataaaatttacaaattcatTCAATTCATTAGGTACAATATTGGTTTTACTTAAACGAGTATAGCTACGAGTAGGTATGTGATTACTAGagatccggataagaattgttgatggagtcgccattgccgaATACGGCAAGGAAGATTGTACTGATTATTCATAGGTACAAACAATTAGTTTTGTCACCAAAATGAAAGTTTACTTATTCTTCAACTGAATTTCCAAATTCTGGACTCACAATAAAATTGTATccgctatgaaaatttcaaataaCCACCGaagaattagaaaaaaatatgatattaGAGTTGTCTGCGTGTACTGCGTTATGACACGACGAGCTACAATTCATGAGCGACTGGTTCATTGTAGCTCGTATCGCGCAGTAGACGCAGACACGCAGTCATCGCCCTTGTCTTGTATGGATTtatagtatttgtattgtaagaCACTCGTATACACGTCCGCTCCGCTCGCAAGCTGTGCAGTACAAACGAAGTTACACAGTCAAGTGGGTAACGAGTGGCCTCGCTGCACGTAACGTAACGCAGTTAGACGCAGTAACGCACTTACCGCGCCGCATACTGATGCCGAGTCGAGGCGAGCACagcagaaattaaaaaaatcggccaagagcGAGTCGGTCTCTTTCGTTGTAGCTCTGTATTTaccatgttttaatttttagtttaagaCTTACTCCCGCTTCAAATACTAAccactatattattatttctctATATGCAGTAGACATAGGCCTATGTCGGAAGACAAACTGAAGTTGTCGATGGGACGTAGAATAGTGAatagtaatatataatatagaaaataaggtatatttttaagtaGATAGAACTTCAGTAATAaaggctatttttattttattttattttatttatatgcagtagaaatcgttttaaaaataaagaaaagatGTCgacaatataaaatatataatatctatTTTATGTTTcaggtacattaaaaaaaacgaataactaatactaaataaaattaattaaataaataaatcacacACAGTTAATTACCACTAATATCCTGCCTATACTTCGCTACGTTTTATGACGACAATTAGCTGATGGACACAGCGTAGGGTCCAGTGTGTCACCCTCGGTATACTGGAGTACCCTGAAACCGTCGGCCGTCACGTCAGTAAACGTTATTCCGGTTTTTGCATGCGGACTATTGCGGACGTGTGCAGATTTTCCTGAAAATTGCTTTTCGGTGGGTTTCCCGTTCTCCGCCGTTCGGCTCGGCCAATTAGCAGGCGCTTTAACTTTGCTATCTCAGCTTTGCATTCAAACCTCTACAACTTGATGAGGAACATTTTATAACAGCAACTCGTTCGCATGATAATGGCAATTAAACTTATTTCAACAGATATACaaggtcgtgtcgtatcaggctgtcaaagagaaggcagaggaccgtcaaacatggaatttgctccaccgacaagagtcatactcttaaatatatgatgatgatgactgtaGGTGCCTGTTTACAATACTTACTGTCAAAGATACACTATCTACATGAATCGTTAAGTAAGCCCCCGAGCCCACAATTCACTCAAATTACTTCGACCCGCTTTTACAATTCAAAATAATTCTAACGACAATCGGAATGTCGCTTACCATTACCAACGTCTAATAAAGAATACAAACTAGTCACGTATCACCAGCAGCAATAATATGTAAACAACTTTGAGACTTACTCACTGGACATAAGTTACAGAACCGATAGGGGCGATAGGGTTTCGGGAAATCGTCAAGTAATGTGAAACACGAGAATCCATAATCGGATTTGGCCGCGAAGTAACACCCCTATTAACTATGTATCTGATGCGCGAAATCTATTCGACAATACGTCTGCTGGctgtaatataatattacaaaCATTACAGCCGTGCCATCGACCCATTGCGATTGAATGAATACCTAAAGCTGCAATCGTCATTATAAAAGGAACAAAATATGatcaggtaggtacctaagtattagggtcatacacattttattgtatttatagAAGGtatgtagagtcagaccaagaatattctacagcggatttgatagcccacgcagtgaaagtgttattttaaacgtcaaacttctatgaaattatgacgtataaataacactgccacacactgcgtgagctatcaaatctgctgcaaactttttttggtccgactctactacCTATGGTTAACTCGtaagcgatcgaaacgcagctGTCACTATCGccctaatatggaagagtgatagagacacaaagcgtttcgttgccaaagcgatagcgattgacaCCGGCTGTAGACCGTCGCCGTCGCAAAGTTAAGGGAATCTAAagctaattaataaaataatgtttaagctaataatatctagacacgcggcagcgtgtcaagccaagttcaagcaaaggaactggctagccagcgccgagtgtaatattacacgaaccacttggtgccacttttgacccttctataactcaaaacatctttgacgtaaacacataaaactacgtgtgtttaattatatccataaggatatctagaagcccaaatttcatgaagctagctcaaacggttataaaggtatgaaggtcaaaaagtcgtaaattttaagactgacttatgacttatagtacctaaacctaacctacttccagatgacctagaaggatgaaatttggaatccagctaggttattgtgtgtaaccgtaggaaaaaatctaaaaataaaataaagttaaaaaatagggggggtccccatacaaaaaaaccattttttattgggcctgacatataagtacctaaacctaacctacttccagatgacctagaaggatgaaatttggaatccagctcggttattgtgtgtaaccgtaggaaaaaatctaaaaataaaataaagtttaaaaataggg encodes:
- the LOC134668179 gene encoding epoxide hydrolase 4-like, with product MGIRREASVLQVVSGWQAVELVLKCLLLGVWQLAQMAVKRLWKGHRRKALKNSHVEVTVDSSIGRHCYIKIMGVKYHYIETGPKTGHKVLVLPDAPETANLWGPNWCYIVKQLADTDHHVITLDLRGTGASEGGSRSDLSPPRAVEELAMLMSALGVSEHNPATVIGFGIGGMLTWYLAHCHGALVRRMVAVGAPHPSLYWQFPPAPFCRGALHFIQWPHFPERWLAESGDGGRCTRARDWLGALHYVRGAAWWRVRPGALVAAPALLVGGEGGAPELVCSAQHAARPTLRLVGTPQPDDPQLPRVLADFLQREYSPEREPVRGGLVGRMLSRGRELTARLALPAQA